The stretch of DNA TATTGAATAAACATAATGGATGTATCTCGTTTGTTTAACTTTTCTTCACCTCTACTCAAAtgcttaaatattatataaagatTCTTAGATCTTTATAAGACTAAAAATATAAGATACTTTACCTTCTCACTCTTTGTGAAATCATGAGATATTTTATTGCAGAATGACACTTTGTCGATACCGAGCTTTTCTCGTAATAATAGCGTGTGTCTTACTCTTTCCACCTCTTCCAATCTTGTCAATTTTTCTAACTCCCATTGGTGATCGAATATTAAGCTATCTCCCCGTGGTCTCCATCCATGAAGATTTTCCTCTCCTCTAACATACGTAGAGCTGGTGTCCAATACACGCCGTTGTCTCCTCTGAACGCCTGCAAAAGACAATTGCAAAAGTGGGGTGGGTACTGAATGTGAGAAAAGCGAAATGTTAAAAAGAAGTATGAATATGTTTCGTCTTGGCCAAGATTGGAAATTTCTTTGtcgaaataatttaagaaGGAATAAAACATAACGAAGAAAATTGCCAATTCGTTAATAACATGATATAATAGTCATCGTGATTGTCACCGCagcttattattatataatctAATAATGTAGTAACATCTTTCTAACAAAATATCCCCTTTCTCTAAATTTGTGCGACTATTATATCGACAAGGAGGGAAAGGATCAAGAGGGGTCTACGCTAAGGGTAGCAAGACAAACCTGGGCTACCTGCTTCCGAAGAACGACGCAAGACCAGCTCGTAAACACCACTGAGTCTGTTTGCTTCTTGATTGCGGTAGCTTCCGCTGAATAGATGCTTCAGAGAACGTGGCCCTACTCTGGCGTCTCTGCCATAAATGATCATACTCAAGTCTTTCGTGATGATCGCTGGTCTTCCACAATTCTCCAACTAAAAGAAAtgatataaagaaataaatcaaagaaCGAATCTTATGGAGGCATTTaatctctattaaatatacaACGCATAATCTATGATTAAATctctaataaatatataatacaaaacatTCAAATAAAGAGTAAACGTACCTCGAGGTAAGCAGAAATTGTCATGAAGATTTGTTCTCCGTAAGCTGTAACTCTATTGAGCAAGGCCGAATTATGAAGAGAACTATCCCACGCTGCCTCGAATCTGAACATGCATCTATCATCACCAGGTACTTCTAGATATTCGCCAGGGAAAAGCCCTAACGAAAGCACCGACGAATCATTGTCCTCTTCCTCTGGTTCTGGCGTGTTTCTAATACGTCCGACGACCAACTCTCTCACATCTTTCCATCGCAGCTCAGACGCTGGTTCGTGTACAATGGTAATTCGAATCCGACGCTGGATTCCCTGATGGAGCAAAAACAATCCACGACACGGTAGATCGTCGCTATGGTCGACCACGGATGGTACGTATTCACCGTTCGGCGCTAACTCGCAAATCTCAAACCAAACTAATACATCGTATTTCGCGTGCACGTGTGACGTGCTCGGAGATGGTAAAACACTGCCGAATTTCGGTGAACGTACGGGTTGACTGATAGGTATAGATGGCGGAAGCATTCTCTTCGGTGGTTGTCTTACGCTATGAAATACAATGCAACTGAGTTTATTCGTGATTTAAGAAAGACAATAATATCTTACCAAATCGTTATAACTAATCATCTTAAAGATTAAAGAAGACAATATCTTGTCGAACTGATAGATTtcatagaaattatttaatgcTTACTATTCCAGTTTTGCATCTTTATGCAGAGGATGTTGCTGATAGTGTCCAAAAACTTCGAAAACGATTGGTTGAGTTTTTAGATATTCCAAGAATGATTTTGTTACCGTCACCGTGATCTGAACAGTAtacgagaaaaaagaataaagaaatacATAATCGAAGTTGatcatatataaattatttctttttttttatttaatgcaaattatttgttatttcttattttaatgtaaatgTAGCTTACATTTTGTACGTGATAAAATCCAGGAGGACATCCTTTTCCTGTATTTTTTACTGGCTCAGTTGAAAATGCTTCATCGTGTCGGTGCAAGAAACTAGATATAACGCATCATAATCATACATTAACTATCAATTTCttacataaaatatctttattattgtattatatcaAACTAAACGTACTTGAATTGGCAAAAAATGTCAGCATATTCGGTGGAAATGCCCATGGCCTGTAACACGGTAACCCTGAATGTGAATTCAGAGCCAAGTTGCAAATGATCCGGTAGATCCTCTTCCTTCATGTCGCTGGAAACTGAGCTATCCCCTCTGCCACTGTCTGCATCGCCGATATCGTCTTCGTCTTTCACCTCCTTTTGCTCGTTGTGGCCCTCCACGACGCGTTCCTCGTGTAACAGAATTTGACGGTTCTTCTCAAGAGTCTGGGTTAACAgagtgttgcgtttgttctgcTTTTGATTTCCAAACAAGTCGTCCTCGAAAGAAATTCTAGCTGACTGTCTGACGCCACTTGAGTATTCACTGTTTTCCTCTTCTGGAACAAGGGTTCGTTACGAAAATCCTACGCCAGAATACTTTTTCTACAAAATATAACGCGTTTCGTGTTCTTATCGATCGCGTGCAATAAATTTCTCATTATGACTGATATAAACTGACGTAAAGACTTCTGATATTTAATACAAGCAGTGATATCCAAGTAATAAGCGTATGTATTGAAtagtatgtaaaatatattatgtatatatatttacttatttaaatGTGTATATGTGGcgaatagtaaaatatattattgtaacatcttttaaatactaaaattaaatttatatgaaCAATAGTGAAcgcgtataaatattttaatccaCAGAGCAAGGAAACGATACAACAGTAAAATTATATGACGATAacgtaattttaattacttctTTAATTACTTCTGAAATAATTGGTGGAACTGTTGTCTAATTTCATTGTATCGACATTGTTTCGCAATCAATTGTATTACTGGTAATATATATGTAGGTATACGCATTTCAACGATGCGGTTAACTTAAGATCGCCTAATCAGTCacataatatgtatttaatttccCCCATCAGAGGAAATAAAGGAGTTAAATAAACTTAAGGTAGgagataataaaagaaaatatacagACACTGATTACGTACCAACAACAGCTTGCACAGCTACACGCAAGTAGCCTTTTACGTCTCCCTTTTCGTTTACTATCGCTACTTTGTGGATCAATGGTACGGGATACATAAGATTGCTTAGATATACGAAAGACCTATGGCAACAAacaaattgtatatttattaccAACGTTTTTTTATAGAGCCATAAACGTCAAAATGCTTCGACACTACAAATACAActcaaaatgtttcatattaataaaacaaagttcattaaaatatttggTTCATTTATCAACTAGgtcgttaaatatttataaaatacaatttttggtaatggttattttgtaaaatgtacTCTTCACTGCCTCAAAAAAAAGTTtatgaagattcgtttcatctgtcaactagattgttaaacatttaaaaaaaagataatctAAAGCATAGATTTTGGAAATGTCTGATGTTTAAAAAGGTTTCTTACGAACCTGCCAACCATTCGGAACCAGGGAAAACGGTCGTAGAATGGATCACCTCCAGTGATGGACTCGATATTAAAATCCGGGGATGTCGGCGACAATTCTGCCTCGTTGTGATACATTTCTCGCATCAGTTCAAGTCTTTGTCTGCACAAAAGCGAAAACGTCGAATCTCCGTTGTTAATCGGTTCATATTTTTCTTAGCCATAAGATAAAAACGTAATCAAACATTGTCGAGAAGCACAGTGAAGGACACTCTGTACATAATACTACACCGTATGCGTGGTGTTGTGTTCGGATGTATTCGAAAGTGGTATGACAGATATTGTAGATGTTCAAATAAAGGGACATAACATGAGAATTTTAgtgtcttttatttttcttaaacgGTGACTgaaattttcgtaaaaatgCAAGTTCTATTTCATCTAAGTAATAAAGTTGATATATTAAGGACAACATTTTACATACTTCTGCTGTCCCTGTATTTTCATAGTAAGAAAGAGTTACGTTACGAGTTACGATGATATAGAACAGCTAGAATATTCTATATGATTTTTGTCAAAATTGTTCGATCATAGTTGTTTAATCATAGTTTCGTGTAATTCGCAGTGACACGTGCACGGTGAAGTCACGAAGCGATAATGTGAGAAAACTTCAGCAGCAAGGAGCGCACGTGTTCAGCGGGACGCAATTGAAACGTGTACAGGAGTTAAACCCTTCGACTAATTTTCAGTTAATGCCAATCTAATAAATTTGATTATAGATTTCTTTAGTCAATATGTAGAATATACAGACTATTTCTCTCATTTCATTCTAATCGTTGAAACTGGTACAACGAAACTCTAGACTGCCTAAAgaggaaataaaagagaaaaatgtaaatatactaaaaaataagatgcaaaataagataaaagagttttgtaaaatatacgGAGGGGTTAATTCCGCTCCGATTGTTAATATCAAACAGACTAAACACGCTTGGCCATGCAGAGATCCTTGATCAATGTACATTTTCGTTGAATTTAGCACAATTGCAAAGCGAAAGTATATTTCGTTGGTagggaagagaggaagaaTAGAGAAACTGTTTAAATCAAACAGACAGTGTACTGAGACGTAGCAGAAATACGGTGATAAGACGAGATTAAGATCGACATTTTGCACATATtcgtatatataaaaaatttaacagAGTTAGAGGATGGGCGTGAAGCGTGTGACGATAAAGAGGAAAGAGTCTCACGCGTTCGAGCACCAACCTCGAAGGCAAAAGATTTGCGAGCGAGAACTTCGGATTAGAGTAGGCGGTTAGACATTGGAAAATATCCTCTTTGGCCTCCGGAGTGCTGGGGCTCGAGTCCTCGTTGTACACGTGTCGCATCAACTCCAAGCGCTGTCTATAAGTTAACACGTATTACTTGCGTGAGTGTCCCTGTGCGGTTTCATCCAAGCACGCATCTAATTAAAAGCGATGGTAGATCTTGATCCGCGAATCCGCACTCTTATCAGTTCTTTAATCGACTCACTATTCGATCGTACGACGAATTTAAAGTGCTGCCAACACACCGATTCTGATCGTATGGCCGAGAATAAAGAAATCGATAAaggaacgatattttatttttttcgcATTTGATACTGatattagaaaaaagaaatgagatTATAAAATAGCTGGTAGCTATCATATTCGGTACAAATAATGGCAATAAGAAGAAAGGTGGCAATAAGAAAGCTTTCTGATATCTCGTTTTACTCGAGAGATATGTACTAgagtttgaaataaattatgtgactcaccctgtatatataaacataaaatgaTAAGGTAAAGCATGTTcaagaaatgaaatgtcaaataaaatgtaacacACCTAAGTTTATCGAGTGTCCAGTAATGTGTCGCGCCATTCTTCGTGTCTTGAACTTCTACAGCAACTATAGTACGCGGGAATggcctttcttcttcttcctcgtcgtcAATGACAGGTAAGAGATCCGAAGGAAGCGGCGAGTAAAGCGTATCCGTGAGCAAAGTAAACTGGAATTGTACCTAAAAAGgatatatatgatatttgtGAAGCAAAAGTAGAAAAAGCTTTTATCGCCTGGAATAGACATAAAGATgtatcgttgtgaaaaaatgaaacgacCAATGAAAtcttaaattataaaagtgaTGGTGAGGTACGAAACAAGCGGATGgaattaataaaacaaaatatcagTGATGAATAAAAGATTAAACAATTAGATCAACAAAGGATCGATATGGGAATGTAAAGTCATTACTTGCGAATACAAAGTATTTTTTTGACTATTAGAACGTCAAAAAGGGGGTACGCAAAAGTGCATTAattgtgaaatttgaaaatctgTTAAGTTTCAGTAATTCAGgcttaaattaatattatgacCGATGACTGATTAACAAAAAGcttttttcgaataatttattttgaaatatttgattatcTTTGTGAAACTGATCAAATGTTCATGATGGCTCTTGAAAGAATGTCAAAAGATATGATGAAAGATATGAATGTTGATGATTCATAATCAAGAAAGAGCCGTATAAAGGTTTGAGTTTTCGTTAGTTCATCGAAGAATGAACCACGGATGTACCTTCTTTTTGAGTTCGACAGAAATAGCGTTAGCTTCTTTGAGGAATATAGCGTTGCCCCATAGATCATCCCGAAGACTTGTGAATTGATGATATTTCCACTTGCGGAAGGCCCAAGCGGCCAGTTGGAACTCTCTCTCGGTCCAGTTGCTCTCTGCGTCAAACAAGGGGTTGACTGAAATGCAAGCCATTACCAGGCAAAACAGTCAGAGAAGCCAAGCATTTCGTGGATACTGGTTCCTTCGTTAAAAGAAGCGACTGGCGTTCTGTCCACGATCAGATGATACACCATTTCATTTTGCGACAAGCGATCTTTCTAAGAAACATACCTCGAGACTGCCaacaactttttaataatggggaaaaagtaaaaatttcaGGAGCACAAAAGAAATATAGTGATGTCATACCGGTTAACTACATGCGTGCATCGCAAGTTAATTGAAAGACAAAATCGAACAATCAACGTACATTCAGAGAACATATTATTAACAATTCGTTACGTACCACCATCTGATCGTCTCACAGATCCGTACaatgataaaatttgtaatgGAATGAAACTGAAATTATATGACGGACAACGGTGTATGTCCCTTTAGTTAGACTTTTCTAAAAAAGTTTACGATATAAACTATAGGTGAGTCCATTACAAATTCAAACCTTTTAACGAAAGGAATATAACGATCTATTACATATGTGATCATTCCTCATTCGTATACAGAACTGTGAAAAATGTTTGATCAAAGATCACTGGCTTGAAATTATGATAGTTCAAGCCATAATTGTTGATCTTATACTATCTTGCTTACGTGAATTTCAATAATTGTAAAAAGTCAGAATATGCTATATCATAACTTTAAAAACCATTCAATATGTGTACTCACCGAAAATATCTTCCTCGATATTGTTAAAGTCTTCGGGGGTATAACTGCTGTACATTGACATCGTCATGCTTTGTTCCTCAACCTGTCGTTGCAGTGCGTCTATTCGAGCCTCGTAGTTCTACgtaaaaatacaagaaaccATATGTATGAATATTCACATTGAGTATCCAttagtttataaaatattagttgtacttaccTTTCTTTGCTCTTCGAACAATTGGTCCgcctcttccttctctttacGGAATTGTTCTTCCAAAGCTAATAATCTCTTCTCCATCTCAGCTTTTAGATCAATTCCTTGCTTTTCCAGCAATTCAATCTGTGCAAAGTTCCAGTCGACTGTTTCTCCATTTCCAGGAGTTTCTGCTGGAGATCCCTTCTCTCTTCGTTCACGGACTGCGCAGTCaacaaaatatcttttttcacATAATATCATTGTAGACATGTTGGGTTATAGGCGGGTCTCTCCTCATTAAATATAAGATAACGTAGATAAAGCTATATTTAGTAATAAGATAGAAATAAAGAATGTAATAAGAATAACTCTTAGAACAACTTTTTCAGTTCTGAATCTTTCAACAGTTCACACATAACTTCCATCTGCCAATCATATCGCACTCTTAAAGATTACACACGCACAATACACATTCTTGCCGTACGTagtcaaatttaaatttaatgcCCAGTCTTCCATGCTTGTACGAAGCTTATTCTTACTGGAGGCATTTAGGTATAAATGGTATCGAGTGTAAGGGGTTAAGCATAGAACAAAGTATATACACTACTTACCCTGATCAGGATGATTGAATCTGAACACATGATTCTTTCCTAAGATGACGCGAGATCCGGTCTTCAGAACGATCGGTTCAGTGACCTCACGTCCATTAACGTAAATTAAAGCTCCTTTCTTCGGAATCAGGGTAATAATACCCTCGTGATTCTCGAAGACGCAGTGCTCGCTCAGTATGTGAGGACCACATAACTGTATATCTTGCGGTATGTTAGCTTCGGCGCTACCGATACGTGTGAAGCCATCCTTGATGTAGTAAATCAAACACTCGGACATGAGCGGATCCTCATTCAGATTCACCAAGTGAGGAGTCTTTTTTGGAGAGAATACACCAACCGTGACTCCATCCTCTTTCACAGCAACCCCCATTTCGGCGAACACCGCCTCGCGTTGTAAACGAATTATCTCGGTTCGTTTCAGCTTCTCTTCCCATGTTTCGTTCAATTCTGAGAAGTAAATGACAGCAAATTTCGTATACTCctaatttttatcatttcgtttagtgttatatatatacataattgtttCCAATAGCGTTCTTTTTtaactttaaaaaaatatttatctaaccataaaatttattttcgtgTATGTagtttgttaaaaaaattaatatttcatttaccGGCTATAAGTTTTTCTGAAGCTTGCAATTGATCCACTGCTTCTTCAGCGATAGTCGATGTGGTGTGAGACGGGATTCTGGGCCGACTTTCCTTCACGTCGTCCTCGCGTTTGGTTGCTCGGACGATTTCATCCCCTGTGAGATAAATAGAATCGAATAAAGATACAGAAAGTATAAGGGGTTGAATTTAGAATGGCGAGTCTCAGCCAGGGGTATAACACGCGTCTCGGAAACATCAAAAGCCATAACTAAAGCAGTGGCGTAAGTGAAAGAGAAAATTTTTGCCAAGATCTGTCCCATGATCCGTATCACAATGAAAAATGTTCTTTAGAAAAAACAGGAAATAGAACATGTAATTTAGACATTCTCCTTCATGAATAAAAGctgttattatattatttcattgaacAGAGAACTtctttgaataataatatatattgtatataaaagaAAGTTGTTTCAAAGTTATTCACGTACATGAAAATTAACACATTAAAActtatatcttttttcttatgAAATACCAAAggattaaattttacaaaatattaaaaattcattttcttattttgaTTATCGCATATAAAGCAACGTTCTATCTTAAAAGAAATTAGGGATGAAATTCAATGTGAAATCTCTGATTATAAAATTGAGATTGCATACTTCACAAATTTttgagaataaaaaatatcttcgtGGCATACAATACTGTAAAGATGACAAATACAAACGATCCGtatatatttatgcaaatcaAGCGCAGCGCTCAATCAAATATTGCTATCCAGCTACAATATTCATTAAACTTTGGTTGAAGTCTAGTAAACGGTGCTCGTGTCACTGCGTCCGAGATGCGTTCGAGATGTTCATTGTCGAGTGCCATGCAATACCTTTAGGCTGGTTCGGGAACAAAGTGATGGATCTAAGTGGATAATAAGCGAGGCAAACAACACGTGTTTACTGGAGAGGAATTCTGACACAATGGAAAACTATAAAGCCTGAATTCATATGTGGCCGCTCGACGCGAAATGAATTGTAATTACATGTTTACATATCATTTAAGATTCTCTCGAAGACGCTAACAAGATTTTTCTAAAGAATGATATTATGATGACGATGATACATTGATCTCAATCAAATTGTTCGGCTCATAACACAATCAGTTACATTTTATATGACTATTTTTTCCTTATAACTATACTAcagatgtttatatatttaaaagtgcaaaaatatacagaatgtatataatatacaaaaatcctcatttaatttttatttctttatttgtgtttataaaaatatgaatttccatCAACATCCACAATCTACTTAGAAGTTTATCTTAGAGGAAATGCTACCTTTCTGAATTTCCGATCAATATCGAATTACTTGTAACGATTCGTTTTTATCGGTTAGTTACAACAATCTATTGTAATCCAAAAAATATGGTAATATCGTAACGAATGATTAATTGTAACAAGGATCAAGGTATCCGCTTATCCTCATATGCTGCTTACTAAAATACTGTACCGAAAAATCCATCTGAGTGACTCGATTGTACATTGGTTTAATTTAACGttggtttataaaatacacaaGAATGTTGCGTTCTATGCAACCATACGATGTGTCCTTTCTCTATTATTCATGTtcattcttatattttttttaacgagGAACGCTAAAAGCCGCTAATTATGCAGCCTACGAGAGGCAGGAACAATGATAATCATTAGGCACTGGTTATCACAGGgttgtatatatatgttaaaGGAAAAAACAGAATGCGTATCGCGAAGCATATGTAAAGAGAATTTTGTCGGAAAATCGACAAAAACACAGAGAGATAgaaatagatagatagatgaCACGCATTATGCACTTGGCCGTGAATGAAGCGGACGTTCAAAGAACAGGCGCAGAAGAGTGATCGATTGTCTGGCTTTTATAAGACTTTTCGTTGTGTGGATTGTCGGTTATTTTACTTACTagattctttcttttcata from Bombus huntii isolate Logan2020A chromosome 3, iyBomHunt1.1, whole genome shotgun sequence encodes:
- the LOC126863810 gene encoding kinesin-like protein unc-104 isoform X12, yielding MSSVKVAVRVRPFNNREISREAQCIIEMSGNTTSILNPKAPPGSKDALKSFNYDYSYFSMDPNDANYSSQLMVYKDIGEEMLEHAFEGYNVCIFAYGQTGAGKSYTMMGKQEEGQEGIIPQICKDLFRKISRNSNECLKYSVEVSYMEIYCERVRDLLNPKNKGNLRVREHPLLGPYVEDLSKLAVMSYQDIHDLIDEGNKARTVAATNMNETSSRSHAVFTIFFTQQKQDSATGLVTEKVSKISLVDLAGSERADSTGAKGTRLKEGANINKSLTTLGKVISALAEIATKKKKKADFIPYRDSVLTWLLRENLGGNSKTAMIAAVSPADINYDETLSTLRYADRAKQIVCKAVVNEDANAKLIRELKEEIQKLRELLKQEGIDVQEGDEIVRATKREDDVKESRPRIPSHTTSTIAEEAVDQLQASEKLIAELNETWEEKLKRTEIIRLQREAVFAEMGVAVKEDGVTVGVFSPKKTPHLVNLNEDPLMSECLIYYIKDGFTRIGSAEANIPQDIQLCGPHILSEHCVFENHEGIITLIPKKGALIYVNGREVTEPIVLKTGSRVILGKNHVFRFNHPDQVRERREKGSPAETPGNGETVDWNFAQIELLEKQGIDLKAEMEKRLLALEEQFRKEKEEADQLFEEQRKNYEARIDALQRQVEEQSMTMSMYSSYTPEDFNNIEEDIFESNWTEREFQLAAWAFRKWKYHQFTSLRDDLWGNAIFLKEANAISVELKKKVQFQFTLLTDTLYSPLPSDLLPVIDDEEEEERPFPRTIVAVEVQDTKNGATHYWTLDKLRQRLELMREMYHNEAELSPTSPDFNIESITGGDPFYDRFPWFRMVGRSFVYLSNLMYPVPLIHKVAIVNEKGDVKGYLRVAVQAVVEEENSEYSSGVRQSARISFEDDLFGNQKQNKRNTLLTQTLEKNRQILLHEERVVEGHNEQKEVKDEDDIGDADSGRGDSSVSSDMKEEDLPDHLQLGSEFTFRVTVLQAMGISTEYADIFCQFNFLHRHDEAFSTEPVKNTGKGCPPGFYHVQNITVTVTKSFLEYLKTQPIVFEVFGHYQQHPLHKDAKLEYVRQPPKRMLPPSIPISQPVRSPKFGSVLPSPSTSHVHAKYDVLVWFEICELAPNGEYVPSVVDHSDDLPCRGLFLLHQGIQRRIRITIVHEPASELRWKDVRELVVGRIRNTPEPEEEDNDSSVLSLGLFPGEYLEVPGDDRCMFRFEAAWDSSLHNSALLNRVTAYGEQIFMTISAYLELENCGRPAIITKDLSMIIYGRDARVGPRSLKHLFSGSYRNQEANRLSGVYELVLRRSSEAGVQRRQRRVLDTSSTYVRGEENLHGWRPRGDSLIFDHQWELEKLTRLEEVERVRHTLLLREKLGIDKVSFCNKISHDFTKSEKEVCNMMAKATNETHASPVKLKRSTSKDVYEPWEMTEREKELATKYIKLIQGRIPSKEPILLSDVSPGEDTMADMTASMISSVISSSSQESVYERASDYLEQAAGIIVWSRSKSCILRLSSPERARLQELQESILASESANQPCTIAPAPLGSSSPSKENLVLYVPEVEEIRISPVIARKGYLNVLEHKTNGWKKRWVAVRRPYVLIFREEKDPVERALINLATAQVEYSEDQLAMVKVPNTFSVVTKHRGYLLQTLGDKEVYDWLYAINPLLAGQIRSKLARKGPATNLNNASPVGLVPPIDQQSNQNK
- the LOC126863810 gene encoding kinesin-like protein unc-104 isoform X4, which encodes MSSVKVAVRVRPFNNREISREAQCIIEMSGNTTSILNPKAPPGSKDALKSFNYDYSYFSMDPNDANYSSQLMVYKDIGEEMLEHAFEGYNVCIFAYGQTGAGKSYTMMGKQEEGQEGIIPQICKDLFRKISRNSNECLKYSVEVSYMEIYCERVRDLLNPKNKGNLRVREHPLLGPYVEDLSKLAVMSYQDIHDLIDEGNKARTVAATNMNETSSRSHAVFTIFFTQQKQDSATGLVTEKVSKISLVDLAGSERADSTGAKGTRLKEGANINKSLTTLGKVISALAEIATKKKKKADFIPYRDSVLTWLLRENLGGNSKTAMIAAVSPADINYDETLSTLRYADRAKQIVCKAVVNEDANAKLIRELKEEIQKLRELLKQEGIDVQEGPDGKVTYEKKESRDEIVRATKREDDVKESRPRIPSHTTSTIAEEAVDQLQASEKLIAELNETWEEKLKRTEIIRLQREAVFAEMGVAVKEDGVTVGVFSPKKTPHLVNLNEDPLMSECLIYYIKDGFTRIGSAEANIPQDIQLCGPHILSEHCVFENHEGIITLIPKKGALIYVNGREVTEPIVLKTGSRVILGKNHVFRFNHPDQVRERREKGSPAETPGNGETVDWNFAQIELLEKQGIDLKAEMEKRLLALEEQFRKEKEEADQLFEEQRKNYEARIDALQRQVEEQSMTMSMYSSYTPEDFNNIEEDIFESNWTEREFQLAAWAFRKWKYHQFTSLRDDLWGNAIFLKEANAISVELKKKVQFQFTLLTDTLYSPLPSDLLPVIDDEEEEERPFPRTIVAVEVQDTKNGATHYWTLDKLRQRLELMRHVYNEDSSPSTPEAKEDIFQCLTAYSNPKFSLANLLPSRQRLELMREMYHNEAELSPTSPDFNIESITGGDPFYDRFPWFRMVGRSFVYLSNLMYPVPLIHKVAIVNEKGDVKGYLRVAVQAVVEEENSEYSSGVRQSARISFEDDLFGNQKQNKRNTLLTQTLEKNRQILLHEERVVEGHNEQKEVKDEDDIGDADSGRGDSSVSSDMKEEDLPDHLQLGSEFTFRVTVLQAMGISTEYADIFCQFNFLHRHDEAFSTEPVKNTGKGCPPGFYHVQNITVTVTKSFLEYLKTQPIVFEVFGHYQQHPLHKDAKLEYVRQPPKRMLPPSIPISQPVRSPKFGSVLPSPSTSHVHAKYDVLVWFEICELAPNGEYVPSVVDHSDDLPCRGLFLLHQGIQRRIRITIVHEPASELRWKDVRELVVGRIRNTPEPEEEDNDSSVLSLGLFPGEYLEVPGDDRCMFRFEAAWDSSLHNSALLNRVTAYGEQIFMTISAYLELENCGRPAIITKDLSMIIYGRDARVGPRSLKHLFSGSYRNQEANRLSGVYELVLRRSSEAGSPGVQRRQRRVLDTSSTYVRGEENLHGWRPRGDSLIFDHQWELEKLTRLEEVERVRHTLLLREKLGIDKVSFCNKISHDFTKSEKEVCNMMAKATNETHASPVKLKRSTSKDVYEPWEMTEREKELATKYIKLIQGRIPSKEPILLSDVSPGEDTMADMTASMISSVISSSSQESVYERASDYLEQAAGIIVWSRSKSCILRLSSPERARLQELQESILASESANQPCTIAPAPLGSSSPSKENLVLYVPEVEEIRISPVIARKGYLNVLEHKTNGWKKRWVAVRRPYVLIFREEKDPVERALINLATAQVEYSEDQLAMVKVPNTFSVVTKHRGYLLQTLGDKEVYDWLYAINPLLAGQIRSKLARKGPATNLNNASPVGLVPPIDQQSNQNK